The following are encoded together in the Flavihumibacter fluvii genome:
- a CDS encoding homoserine dehydrogenase yields the protein MTHHKQLNIGLFGFGVVGEGLYKVLQKTPSLSATIQKVCIKDPSKKRNAPDALFTTDKDELLNDENINVIVEVINESEPAFEIVSTALRNGKAVVSASKKMIAEHLPELLALQQETGQSLLYEAAACASIPVIRNLEEYYDNDLLHGIKAIVNGSTNFILTKMFEDKLDFQSALLLAQQLGFAESDPKLDVEGYDAVNKWAFLLTHAYGIIEHPDNLLFTGIQNIHAMDAKVAAEKGQQIKLVAQAQKLSNGKVASFVIPQFIPQDDHLAFVKNEYNGVVIESGFADKQFFYGKGAGSFPTASAVLSDLSALRYDYKYEYKKLYHHQPNVLTNDFYLRVYVSFTDWKFIPREKFEWIEEWHAREERKYLVGVLPVKELLEKDWWKTNNTSLVLTPDPIIEDIAIQQLKKKSLELAGVAF from the coding sequence ATGACACACCACAAGCAACTCAACATTGGATTATTCGGTTTCGGCGTAGTAGGCGAAGGATTATATAAGGTCTTGCAAAAAACCCCGTCGCTGAGTGCCACCATTCAGAAAGTATGTATCAAAGACCCTTCCAAAAAAAGGAATGCACCAGACGCATTGTTTACGACCGATAAGGACGAGTTGCTGAATGATGAAAACATCAATGTAATTGTAGAAGTGATCAATGAATCAGAGCCGGCCTTCGAAATTGTGTCCACCGCTTTAAGAAATGGGAAGGCTGTGGTAAGTGCCAGCAAAAAAATGATCGCCGAACATTTGCCTGAGCTGCTGGCCCTACAGCAGGAAACCGGTCAAAGCTTATTGTATGAAGCTGCAGCCTGTGCATCAATACCCGTTATCCGCAACCTGGAAGAGTATTATGACAATGACCTGTTGCATGGCATTAAAGCGATCGTAAACGGATCAACGAATTTTATCCTGACCAAGATGTTTGAAGACAAACTGGATTTTCAATCTGCCCTTTTACTTGCCCAGCAATTGGGTTTTGCAGAATCGGATCCCAAACTAGATGTGGAAGGATATGATGCCGTGAATAAATGGGCTTTCTTATTGACCCATGCCTATGGCATTATTGAACATCCGGATAATTTATTGTTTACCGGTATCCAGAATATCCATGCCATGGATGCGAAAGTAGCGGCGGAAAAAGGCCAGCAGATCAAGCTGGTGGCGCAGGCGCAAAAACTGAGCAATGGCAAGGTGGCCAGCTTTGTGATCCCGCAATTTATTCCGCAGGATGATCACCTGGCTTTTGTAAAGAATGAATATAATGGCGTCGTAATTGAGAGCGGGTTTGCCGATAAGCAGTTTTTCTATGGTAAGGGTGCGGGAAGTTTTCCCACCGCTTCCGCAGTGCTCAGTGACCTGTCGGCCTTGCGGTATGATTATAAATATGAGTACAAAAAATTATACCACCACCAACCAAATGTGCTGACCAATGATTTTTACCTGCGGGTGTATGTAAGCTTTACGGATTGGAAATTTATTCCGCGTGAAAAGTTTGAGTGGATTGAAGAATGGCATGCCCGTGAAGAAAGGAAATACCTGGTGGGTGTATTACCGGTGAAGGAATTACTGGAAAAGGATTGGTGGAAGACAAACAATACTTCCCTGGTACTTACACCCGACCCGATCATTGAGGATATAGCCATACAGCAATTGAAGAAGAAGAGCCTGGAACTGGCGGGTGTGGCTTTTTAG
- a CDS encoding trans-sulfuration enzyme family protein, producing MQATTKLLHSIPVDAQTGAIAVPIYQTSTFVQEAPGVNKGFDYSRTNNPTRQELEKIVAKIEGGTVAAAFASGLAAIDAVIKLLESGDEIVAVDDIYGGAYRLFEKVYKKFGITVTYVDTTDLGAINRAITSKTRLIWIESPTNPTLKVSDIEAIAAIADRYKILLAVDNTFASPVLQQPLLHGADIVVHSATKYIGGHSDVIAGLVITRNEDLGRQIKFYQNACGAVLGPFDSFLLIRGLETLHLRIAQHCRNAAIIAQYLEKHPQVDKVFYPGLASHPNHAVAKKQQKDFGGVVSFSLRQDTEAAATKFVTNTQLFHLAESLGGVKSLVSHPASMTHKSIETEKRRAAGVSDSLIRLSVGLEDAQDLIDDIENALRKVGSEQLAESRKKSNIFSNSLPLPAHCSLLPANC from the coding sequence ATGCAAGCGACAACAAAATTATTGCACAGCATCCCCGTGGATGCGCAAACCGGCGCAATTGCCGTTCCGATTTACCAGACCAGCACATTTGTGCAGGAAGCCCCCGGCGTGAACAAGGGCTTCGATTACAGCCGTACGAACAATCCCACCCGACAGGAACTGGAGAAGATCGTAGCGAAAATAGAAGGCGGTACTGTAGCAGCTGCCTTCGCCAGTGGCCTGGCCGCTATTGACGCTGTAATCAAATTACTCGAATCCGGTGACGAGATCGTTGCCGTAGATGACATCTATGGCGGTGCGTACCGGCTCTTTGAAAAAGTGTACAAAAAATTTGGCATTACGGTTACGTACGTGGATACCACCGACCTCGGTGCCATCAACCGGGCCATTACGTCAAAGACCCGGCTGATCTGGATCGAATCCCCTACAAATCCCACCCTGAAGGTCTCTGACATCGAAGCTATAGCAGCAATTGCCGACCGGTATAAGATTTTGCTGGCGGTGGACAATACTTTTGCCTCCCCGGTGCTGCAACAGCCATTGCTGCATGGTGCCGATATAGTGGTGCATAGCGCCACTAAATATATCGGCGGCCATAGTGATGTGATCGCTGGACTGGTCATTACCAGGAATGAGGACCTGGGCAGGCAGATCAAATTCTACCAGAATGCCTGCGGCGCAGTATTGGGACCGTTCGATAGTTTCCTGCTGATTCGTGGCCTGGAAACCCTGCACCTGCGTATCGCCCAGCATTGCCGGAATGCAGCCATCATTGCGCAATACCTGGAAAAGCATCCACAGGTGGACAAAGTATTCTATCCCGGATTGGCGAGTCACCCTAACCATGCGGTGGCTAAAAAGCAACAAAAAGACTTTGGGGGTGTTGTATCTTTTAGCCTCAGGCAGGATACTGAGGCGGCAGCCACGAAATTTGTTACCAATACGCAATTATTTCACCTGGCAGAGAGCCTGGGTGGGGTGAAGAGCCTGGTGAGTCACCCGGCCAGCATGACCCATAAAAGTATAGAAACAGAAAAAAGAAGGGCCGCCGGCGTTTCAGACAGTCTCATCCGCTTAAGCGTTGGACTGGAAGATGCGCAGGACCTGATTGATGATATAGAAAATGCATTGAGGAAAGTCGGCAGTGAGCAGCTAGCAGAAAGCAGAAAGAAAAGTAATATCTTTTCTAATTCCCTGCCACTCCCGGCTCACTGCTCACTGCTTCCTGCTAACTGCTAA
- the uvrA gene encoding excinuclease ABC subunit UvrA, with amino-acid sequence MKKRTTQETVIPPLETIEVIGAREHNLKNIDITIPKNQLVVFTGVSGSGKSSLAFDTIYNEGQRRYMESFSAYARQFVGDMERPDVDKITGLSPVISIEQKTTNKNPRSTVGTITEVYDFLRLLFARASDAYSFNTGKLMTKFSEEEIVENIFAKYAHKKISLLAPLVRGRKGHYRELFEDTRKKGYLKVRVDGEVKDLVPKMQVDRYKIHDIEVVIDRMAVTADMKLRLSQSVQKSMQVGKGLMFLLINDSNQLIQYSRQLMCEDTGISYEEPSPNSFSFNSPYGACPTCKGLGTVYQISMERVIPDWHKSIKDGAIAPLGEERDAYVFRQVQQVARKYKIDLKKPLNELAEPALNMILYGNEEGSSETVLDFEDLSTSDRVYAEEFEGIIPQLKRWFSTATSEPIRDWAEGFMELNTCASCNGARLRKESLWFRVDGKNISELSEWNLDKLLDWFSSLEKRLSKKQQLIGKDILKEIRERLQFLLDVGLTYLTLNRSSKTLSGGESQRIRLATQIGSQLQGITYVLDEPSIGLHQRDNQRLITALQNLRNIGNSVLVVEHDKDIMMASDYLVDIGPRAGKFGGQIVAQGTPAEVLASHSETAQYLNGEKRIAIPVERRKGNGKFLELKGASGNNLKKVSVKFPLGKLILVTGVSGSGKSTLINETLYPILSQFCYDSKQKPLPYTAVKGLDLIDKVIEIDQSPIGRTPRSNPATYCGFFTEIRQLFAAVPEAKIRGYAAGRFSFNVKGGRCELCEGGGMRVIEMNFLPDVYVHCEKCNGKRYNRETLEIRYKGKSISDVLDMTVDEAVEFFQAVPYLYRRIKVLQDVGLGYITLGQSAVTLSGGEAQRVKLATELSKKDTGKTFYILDEPTTGLHFQDIQHLLDVLYKLVDRGNTVLVIEHNLDVIKVADHVIDIGPEGGDGGGLVLFEGTPEDMVDVKASHTARFVKSELTLENVSNRAKPQRSKAAK; translated from the coding sequence ATGAAGAAAAGAACTACGCAGGAAACGGTCATTCCGCCATTGGAAACCATTGAAGTGATCGGCGCCCGGGAACATAATCTGAAAAATATTGATATAACGATTCCCAAGAACCAACTGGTGGTCTTCACCGGGGTAAGTGGCAGCGGTAAATCATCACTGGCTTTCGACACAATTTATAACGAAGGGCAGCGCCGATATATGGAAAGTTTCAGCGCCTATGCCCGGCAATTCGTGGGCGATATGGAAAGGCCCGATGTGGATAAGATAACCGGTCTTTCTCCCGTGATCTCCATTGAACAAAAGACCACCAATAAAAACCCGCGTTCTACTGTGGGCACTATTACCGAGGTATACGATTTTCTCCGCCTCCTGTTTGCCCGCGCATCGGATGCCTATAGTTTCAATACGGGGAAACTGATGACCAAGTTTTCCGAAGAAGAAATCGTTGAAAATATATTCGCGAAATATGCACATAAAAAGATCAGCCTGCTGGCACCTTTGGTGCGTGGCCGCAAGGGGCATTACCGCGAACTTTTTGAAGATACCCGCAAGAAAGGATACCTCAAAGTTCGTGTGGATGGTGAAGTGAAAGACCTGGTGCCTAAGATGCAGGTTGATCGTTACAAGATCCACGATATAGAAGTAGTGATCGATCGCATGGCAGTTACTGCAGATATGAAATTGAGACTGAGCCAGAGTGTGCAAAAATCCATGCAGGTCGGTAAGGGGCTTATGTTCTTATTGATCAACGACAGTAACCAGCTTATCCAATACAGCCGGCAACTGATGTGTGAAGATACCGGCATCAGTTATGAAGAACCTTCACCGAATAGTTTTTCTTTTAACTCCCCTTATGGTGCCTGCCCTACCTGCAAAGGCCTGGGCACGGTGTACCAGATCAGTATGGAGCGGGTAATCCCCGATTGGCATAAGAGTATTAAGGATGGCGCCATCGCACCGCTGGGAGAAGAGCGCGATGCCTATGTATTCAGGCAGGTACAGCAAGTGGCCAGGAAATACAAGATCGACCTGAAGAAACCTTTGAACGAACTGGCAGAACCCGCTTTGAATATGATTCTCTACGGTAATGAAGAAGGCTCTTCAGAGACCGTCCTCGATTTTGAAGACCTATCGACCTCAGACAGGGTCTACGCTGAAGAGTTTGAAGGTATTATCCCGCAATTGAAAAGATGGTTCTCTACCGCAACTTCGGAGCCGATCCGTGATTGGGCCGAAGGCTTTATGGAACTGAATACCTGTGCTTCCTGTAATGGCGCACGACTGCGTAAAGAAAGCCTCTGGTTCAGGGTTGATGGGAAAAACATTTCCGAATTAAGCGAATGGAACCTTGATAAATTGCTGGACTGGTTCAGCAGCCTCGAAAAACGCCTCAGCAAAAAACAACAGCTCATTGGTAAGGATATCCTGAAAGAGATCCGTGAAAGATTGCAGTTCCTGCTGGATGTTGGCCTGACCTATCTTACACTCAACCGGTCTTCTAAAACTTTGAGTGGTGGCGAATCACAGCGGATCAGGCTGGCCACGCAGATCGGCTCCCAACTTCAGGGCATTACTTATGTTCTGGATGAACCCAGTATCGGATTGCACCAGCGCGATAACCAGCGACTCATCACGGCTTTACAAAACCTGCGCAACATCGGCAATAGTGTACTGGTTGTTGAACATGATAAAGACATTATGATGGCGTCTGATTACCTCGTAGACATTGGTCCCCGGGCTGGCAAATTCGGTGGCCAGATTGTTGCCCAGGGAACGCCCGCGGAAGTGCTGGCCTCCCATTCTGAAACAGCCCAATACCTGAATGGTGAAAAGCGTATAGCCATCCCCGTTGAAAGAAGGAAAGGCAATGGCAAATTCCTGGAACTGAAAGGGGCTTCGGGTAATAACCTGAAGAAAGTGAGTGTTAAGTTCCCCTTGGGTAAACTCATCCTTGTAACGGGGGTAAGCGGGAGTGGAAAATCAACCCTCATCAATGAAACACTGTACCCCATCCTTTCCCAGTTCTGCTATGATTCCAAGCAAAAACCTCTCCCTTATACCGCTGTAAAAGGATTGGACCTTATTGATAAGGTCATAGAAATAGACCAGTCACCGATTGGGCGCACACCGCGAAGTAATCCGGCGACCTATTGTGGATTTTTCACCGAGATCCGTCAACTCTTTGCTGCCGTTCCTGAAGCCAAGATCCGGGGCTATGCAGCCGGACGTTTTTCTTTTAATGTTAAGGGCGGGCGTTGTGAATTGTGCGAGGGTGGGGGTATGCGCGTGATCGAAATGAATTTCCTCCCCGATGTATATGTTCACTGTGAAAAATGTAACGGTAAAAGGTATAACCGCGAAACACTGGAAATCAGGTATAAAGGGAAATCCATAAGTGATGTTTTAGATATGACTGTTGATGAAGCAGTGGAATTCTTCCAGGCTGTTCCTTATTTGTATCGCAGGATCAAAGTATTGCAGGATGTAGGGCTCGGCTATATCACATTAGGCCAGTCAGCTGTGACCCTTAGCGGGGGCGAGGCACAGCGGGTTAAGCTGGCCACGGAACTTTCCAAAAAAGATACCGGCAAAACTTTTTATATACTTGATGAACCTACCACGGGCTTGCATTTCCAGGATATCCAGCACCTGCTCGATGTATTGTATAAACTGGTGGACCGTGGCAATACCGTGCTCGTTATAGAACATAATCTCGATGTCATTAAAGTGGCTGACCATGTGATCGATATCGGTCCGGAAGGTGGTGATGGGGGCGGCCTGGTATTGTTTGAAGGAACGCCCGAAGATATGGTGGATGTTAAGGCCAGTCATACTGCACGTTTCGTAAAATCAGAGCTTACGCTTGAAAACGTTAGCAATCGCGCAAAGCCGCAAAGGAGCAAAGCCGCTAAGTAA
- a CDS encoding DUF6089 family protein produces the protein MKQHLHFILRKCALSLIAIAFTQSSFSQIGIFNELEAGVTFGPSNFLGDLGGTKGRGMGFLKDNNIAKTKFIVGAHLTGYINPLIGVRLALNYGTITGADEIIKGQGGLEEARKFRNSDFRSRLFEAFVAAEIYPTVFMEYDPFEVYKKIRPYGVIGVGVFNFNPQGTDPLTGTYVNLKDLSTEGQGFAEYPNRKPYKTTQLNIPMGLGVKYFVNDNTSVSFEVIHRKTFTDYIDDVSTTYIDPDLFDQYFGVGSQKAQLARRMANKTDQGPNNSAGYGPGDKRGTSTNMDAYYSFGFKVSFRLGARESSDNYKPIKCPALRF, from the coding sequence ATGAAACAGCATTTACACTTTATTTTGCGTAAATGTGCCCTATCCTTAATTGCCATTGCATTTACACAATCTTCATTCAGCCAGATCGGCATCTTCAATGAGCTTGAAGCCGGAGTAACTTTCGGTCCATCAAATTTCCTTGGTGACCTTGGCGGAACAAAAGGCCGTGGAATGGGCTTCTTAAAGGACAATAATATCGCTAAAACGAAATTTATTGTTGGCGCACACCTTACCGGCTATATTAATCCACTAATCGGTGTTCGCCTTGCCCTGAACTATGGAACTATAACCGGGGCAGATGAGATTATCAAAGGCCAGGGTGGACTGGAAGAGGCAAGGAAGTTCAGGAATTCAGATTTCCGTTCCAGGTTATTTGAAGCATTCGTTGCAGCTGAAATATATCCCACTGTATTCATGGAATATGACCCCTTTGAAGTTTACAAGAAAATAAGGCCCTATGGGGTGATCGGTGTCGGAGTATTCAACTTCAATCCACAGGGAACAGATCCGTTGACGGGTACATATGTAAACCTGAAAGACCTCAGTACTGAAGGCCAGGGATTCGCTGAATACCCGAACAGGAAACCTTATAAAACCACGCAGCTGAATATACCTATGGGACTTGGTGTGAAATACTTCGTAAATGATAACACCAGTGTTTCATTTGAAGTGATACACAGGAAAACCTTCACTGATTATATTGATGATGTAAGTACTACTTATATAGATCCGGACCTGTTCGACCAATACTTTGGTGTTGGTTCACAAAAAGCCCAGCTGGCCCGCCGCATGGCGAATAAAACGGACCAGGGACCGAATAACTCAGCAGGCTATGGTCCGGGTGATAAGAGAGGAACCTCCACAAACATGGATGCATATTATTCATTTGGCTTTAAAGTTAGTTTCAGATTGGGCGCTCGTGAAAGTAGTGACAACTACAAACCGATCAAGTGCCCGGCATTGCGCTTCTAA
- a CDS encoding GNAT family N-acetyltransferase, producing MEIDWQIKEFNALSPAALYQLLRLRSEVFVVEQNCIFLDMDNKDQDCWHLLGWKSHLLAASTRLVPPGIAYDEMSIGRVVSSPQVRGEGIGRLLMIESIRQCYKLFGRNPIRIGAQLYLEKFYNSLGFNPEGDIYLEDGIQHVEMLLLP from the coding sequence ATGGAAATCGATTGGCAAATAAAGGAATTTAATGCACTAAGTCCGGCTGCCTTGTACCAATTGTTGCGGCTTCGGAGTGAAGTGTTTGTAGTGGAGCAAAACTGTATATTTCTGGACATGGACAATAAGGACCAGGATTGCTGGCATCTACTGGGATGGAAAAGTCATTTGCTGGCAGCATCAACAAGGCTGGTACCGCCGGGAATTGCCTATGACGAAATGTCCATCGGCAGGGTGGTCTCCTCCCCCCAGGTCCGTGGTGAGGGAATTGGCCGGTTATTGATGATTGAATCCATCAGGCAGTGTTATAAATTATTTGGCCGGAACCCGATCCGGATTGGCGCCCAGTTATATCTGGAAAAATTCTATAACAGCCTTGGGTTCAATCCTGAAGGCGATATTTACCTGGAAGATGGCATACAACACGTAGAGATGCTATTGTTGCCATAG
- a CDS encoding M20/M25/M40 family metallo-hydrolase, with translation MVKKLLIAAACFAALPAKTQTFVVRDPVISQMIAEVSTDSLRDHINNLVAFGTRHTLSSTTDPKKGIGAAREWVVKKFRDYARNSKGRMTAYVDTTTLAPDGKRVNKSLSLGNAIAILKGTDTADKRIFLISGHLDNRVSDVMNVNAETPGANDDGSGVAAVIECARVMSRREFPATIIFVAVSGEEQGLLGAGYLAGKARKENWDLQAVLNNDIMGSNHSNETDIIDNTRLRVFSEGLPAFELDKKAAGIRSLGMENDGPSRQLARYVKETGERYVDHLELVMIYRNDRFLRGGDHTPFVQKGFAAVRLTEMNENFNHQHQDIRKENGVQFGDLAQFMDFEYLRKNTAVNLACLANLAASPGLPVDVTIDVKDLTNSTYLSWKKPLAGKCYGYYILMRETTAAQWQKKFFTTETGIRLPYSKDNYFFAVQSVDEKGHESLAIPPVVGR, from the coding sequence ATGGTAAAAAAATTGCTCATTGCTGCGGCATGTTTTGCGGCATTGCCCGCCAAAACACAAACGTTTGTCGTTCGTGACCCGGTTATTTCCCAAATGATTGCAGAAGTCAGCACAGACTCACTTCGTGATCATATCAACAACCTGGTTGCATTTGGCACAAGGCATACACTCAGTTCAACCACCGATCCCAAAAAAGGTATTGGCGCGGCACGCGAATGGGTGGTGAAAAAATTCAGGGACTATGCCAGGAACAGCAAAGGCCGGATGACCGCCTACGTGGATACGACAACTTTGGCACCTGATGGTAAAAGGGTCAATAAATCGTTGAGCCTGGGCAATGCTATAGCTATCTTAAAAGGCACGGACACAGCAGACAAAAGGATCTTTCTCATCAGCGGGCACCTCGATAACAGGGTTTCTGATGTGATGAATGTAAATGCCGAAACACCTGGTGCAAATGATGATGGCAGTGGTGTGGCTGCTGTAATCGAATGCGCCCGGGTGATGAGCAGGCGTGAATTTCCGGCAACCATCATCTTTGTTGCAGTCAGCGGTGAAGAACAAGGCTTACTTGGTGCCGGTTACCTGGCCGGAAAAGCCCGCAAAGAAAACTGGGACCTGCAGGCGGTATTGAACAATGATATTATGGGCAGTAACCATAGCAATGAAACCGATATCATCGACAATACACGACTAAGGGTTTTCAGTGAAGGATTGCCGGCGTTTGAGCTGGATAAAAAAGCAGCTGGTATTCGAAGCCTGGGCATGGAGAATGATGGTCCGAGCCGGCAATTGGCGCGGTATGTAAAAGAAACCGGAGAGCGGTATGTAGACCATTTAGAGTTGGTCATGATTTACCGGAATGACCGTTTCCTGCGTGGCGGTGACCACACCCCATTTGTGCAGAAAGGCTTTGCGGCTGTTCGCCTGACAGAGATGAATGAAAACTTCAACCACCAGCACCAGGATATCCGCAAAGAAAACGGAGTGCAGTTTGGTGACCTGGCGCAGTTCATGGATTTTGAGTATTTGAGAAAGAATACTGCGGTGAACCTTGCCTGCCTGGCGAACCTGGCTGCATCACCCGGACTTCCTGTGGATGTGACCATTGATGTAAAGGACCTCACCAATTCAACCTATTTAAGCTGGAAAAAGCCGCTTGCAGGAAAGTGTTATGGCTATTATATTTTAATGCGGGAAACCACCGCAGCACAATGGCAAAAGAAATTTTTCACCACTGAGACAGGTATACGATTACCTTATTCAAAAGATAACTATTTCTTTGCAGTGCAATCCGTGGATGAAAAGGGCCATGAAAGCCTGGCCATACCACCCGTTGTTGGCAGATAA
- a CDS encoding replication-associated recombination protein A — protein sequence MPPPLAERLRPKSLDDLTGQEHLTGKGSILRKAIDQGVVPSMILWGPPGVGKTTIANIIAHTLDTPFYTLSAISSGVKDMREVIESARSQEKAILFIDEIHRFNKSQQDALLGAVEKGTITLIGATTENPSFEVNSALLSRCQVYVLKPLDEKALENLLQHAIEKDEWLREQSIELKETAALISISGGDARKLLNLLELVAQSGGGKQPLVVTNELVMQVAQQKVAMYDKQGEQHYDIISAFIKSMRGSDPNAAVYWLARMIAGGEDVKFIARRMVILASEDIGNANPNAILLANACFDAVNKIGHPEARIILSQCAIYLATSPKSNASYLAIDEALAMVKQTGDLPVPLHIRNAPTQLMKNLNYSKGYQYAHDYEHNFSAQEYLPEQLSGHVFFKPGKNAREEEIRKFLQQRWTVKYGY from the coding sequence ATGCCACCACCACTTGCAGAACGGCTCAGGCCAAAATCCCTCGATGATCTGACCGGGCAGGAACACCTTACAGGCAAAGGCAGTATACTACGCAAAGCGATTGACCAGGGTGTAGTGCCCTCCATGATATTATGGGGTCCGCCCGGAGTCGGTAAGACTACCATTGCCAATATCATCGCCCATACCCTTGATACCCCTTTTTATACGTTAAGCGCCATTTCATCCGGCGTAAAGGATATGCGGGAGGTGATAGAATCAGCCCGCAGCCAGGAGAAAGCGATACTGTTCATTGATGAGATCCACCGCTTCAATAAATCGCAACAGGATGCACTATTAGGCGCAGTGGAAAAAGGAACCATTACCCTGATCGGAGCAACCACAGAGAATCCCTCCTTTGAAGTGAACAGTGCCTTGCTGAGCAGGTGCCAGGTATATGTGTTGAAACCACTGGATGAAAAAGCATTAGAAAATTTATTGCAGCATGCCATTGAGAAAGATGAATGGCTCAGGGAGCAGTCGATCGAATTAAAAGAAACTGCCGCACTGATCAGCATTTCGGGTGGTGATGCCCGTAAGTTGCTTAATCTCCTTGAACTGGTAGCACAATCAGGCGGAGGTAAACAACCGCTGGTAGTGACCAATGAACTGGTGATGCAGGTGGCTCAGCAAAAAGTGGCGATGTATGATAAGCAGGGCGAGCAACATTATGATATCATTTCTGCCTTTATCAAATCCATGCGCGGAAGCGACCCGAATGCCGCAGTTTACTGGCTGGCAAGAATGATCGCAGGCGGTGAAGATGTAAAATTCATTGCGCGCAGGATGGTCATACTGGCCAGTGAGGACATCGGCAATGCTAATCCCAATGCCATTTTACTGGCAAATGCCTGCTTTGACGCCGTGAATAAGATCGGCCATCCGGAGGCCAGGATTATTTTATCACAATGTGCGATTTACCTGGCTACTTCGCCCAAGAGCAATGCCAGTTACCTGGCCATTGATGAAGCCCTGGCAATGGTGAAACAAACCGGTGACCTGCCGGTGCCCCTGCATATCAGGAACGCCCCTACGCAATTGATGAAGAACCTTAATTACAGTAAAGGTTACCAGTATGCACATGATTATGAGCATAATTTTTCGGCGCAGGAATACCTGCCGGAGCAGCTTAGCGGACATGTTTTTTTTAAGCCGGGAAAAAACGCCCGCGAAGAAGAGATCAGGAAATTTTTACAGCAACGCTGGACGGTTAAATACGGCTATTAA
- a CDS encoding transglutaminase family protein, with translation MPTFRIHHITSYEYDRTVTESVNDIRIFPYQCDEQEVLLHELVITGQPELQTYIDYWGNKAGIFNLPAAHTELVIESKLVVRTIMDLDRRLNFNTGFESLHAEVQLDISLLELTKADPIRNQDAIDDIVRQIYQPWKSVAATVQDCCQFIYQHFSYIKGITDIETTVDEIIEHHSGVCQDFAHVMLQVLRTLKIPSRYVSGYICPNKDGLRGEGATHAWVESWIPGYGWAGIDPTNNIWVTNTHVKLAVGRNFTDCSPVKGTFKGPALQKLYVMVSIGYEDGHHVEERTMVKTPVVQETLAYQKAEGDVTMQQQ, from the coding sequence ATGCCAACGTTCAGAATACATCATATTACCAGTTACGAATACGATCGCACCGTTACAGAAAGCGTCAATGATATCCGCATTTTCCCTTACCAATGTGATGAACAGGAAGTGCTGCTGCATGAACTTGTAATCACCGGCCAACCCGAATTGCAGACCTATATAGATTACTGGGGAAATAAGGCCGGAATTTTCAACCTTCCGGCAGCGCATACAGAACTGGTGATCGAAAGTAAACTGGTGGTCAGGACTATCATGGACCTTGACCGGCGGCTGAATTTCAATACCGGTTTCGAAAGTTTACATGCGGAAGTCCAGCTGGATATTTCCCTGTTGGAATTGACAAAAGCAGATCCGATCAGGAACCAGGATGCTATAGATGATATTGTGCGGCAGATCTACCAGCCCTGGAAAAGTGTGGCTGCTACTGTACAGGATTGTTGCCAGTTTATCTACCAGCATTTCAGTTATATTAAGGGCATTACGGATATTGAAACAACTGTAGATGAAATCATTGAACACCATTCGGGTGTATGCCAGGATTTTGCCCATGTCATGCTGCAGGTGTTGAGGACACTTAAGATTCCGAGCAGGTATGTGAGCGGTTATATTTGCCCGAATAAGGACGGACTTCGCGGTGAAGGTGCTACACATGCCTGGGTCGAAAGCTGGATCCCGGGTTATGGCTGGGCAGGAATTGATCCTACCAATAATATCTGGGTAACGAATACACATGTGAAGCTGGCTGTAGGCCGGAATTTCACGGACTGTTCACCGGTTAAGGGAACATTTAAAGGTCCCGCGTTGCAGAAACTGTACGTAATGGTTTCCATTGGGTATGAAGACGGCCACCATGTTGAGGAAAGAACGATGGTCAAAACGCCAGTTGTGCAGGAGACACTGGCATACCAAAAGGCCGAAGGAGATGTGACCATGCAGCAGCAGTGA